TAAGTTGCAGTACCGACACACGTTTTGTTACAAGAACCGGCTTGGCAACTAATAAAAGGGTGATGGTTACAATTTACAGGAAATGTGAAGATGGGTGGATCTCCTCTGTGTTTATTAGTTTGCTCACAGGTATGCAATAACAGCTAAAGCTCACCTTTCCCAGCAGCGAATCAGCTGTTTGGCCATTGGTCCTTCTGGATCCAGGCACACTGGTGCATTGTTTCTTTGCAGGGTGACTCTGAAAAACACGCAAAACAATACACTGAGTTACACGCACACAAAGATGAGAGTgttctctatgtgtgtgtgtgtgtgtgtgtgtgtgtgtttgtgtgtgtgcgcacgcgcaTGTGCGGGGGTGGATTGAGGGGAGGTGAAAGTGTGTCTGCAGTATCTGGTACTCACATGACTGTGACATTATTGCAAGCGGAGCTTTTTGGTAACACTCTGAGGTCCTTCAGTCGTCCTCTGACACCAAGTTGTTTCTCCGGACACAAACATCTACCCGGCACAAACGTGCTGTAGGATTCTCGCACTGCACAGAAACGGTAACAGGATCAAAGGTTAATTCAGTACAGCAGAACACAAGCAGAGGTCAAATTACAGCAACGCCCAAAAAGAGCAAGTTTTAGAAATTTTAAGCATAAATCAGTAAAAAGACTTGCCTGTGATCAGTACACAGCAGAGGCTCAGGAGAGCAAGCTGGCAGATGGATTGAGGATAAAGCTTCATGCTGGAGACACACAGGGTGAGCGCTGACACTGAGCCCAGAACCACATGTTGGCTGCTTTATACTGATGCTCCTCCCCCACCGTGGGCTTTCCAAATCAGGAAATTCCCAGTGGCACCTTCCTTTCAGAGTATCAGGACTCAGGAATCCGGGCAAGGATCAGGGACATCTCTCCTCT
This is a stretch of genomic DNA from Archocentrus centrarchus isolate MPI-CPG fArcCen1 chromosome 15, fArcCen1, whole genome shotgun sequence. It encodes these proteins:
- the LOC115792986 gene encoding C-X-C motif chemokine 9-like; this encodes MKLYPQSICQLALLSLCCVLITVRESYSTFVPGRCLCPEKQLGVRGRLKDLRVLPKSSACNNVTVIVTLQRNNAPVCLDPEGPMAKQLIRCWERVQKLGRDVKLCLKRKRVRGGQRKRTRQRRRGHNRKASSQDSQ